One part of the Arabidopsis thaliana chromosome 1 sequence genome encodes these proteins:
- the FBS1 gene encoding F-box family protein (F-box family protein; CONTAINS InterPro DOMAIN/s: F-box domain, cyclin-like (InterPro:IPR001810); BEST Arabidopsis thaliana protein match is: F-box family protein (TAIR:AT4G05010.1); Has 91 Blast hits to 91 proteins in 14 species: Archae - 0; Bacteria - 0; Metazoa - 0; Fungi - 0; Plants - 91; Viruses - 0; Other Eukaryotes - 0 (source: NCBI BLink).): MALGKKRIVTQKPNLRQRRDVDNGGLGLGLEFVQYKRGFGRKRILISSGDEMEDSIFTSPVGKKLCDDKTTSVAEGQSRELEDLPLDILVRIICGVEHEDLKQLFHVSKTIREATMIAKQSHFAYSTPRKTSVFHHGRFGWDKPFDVEDDDEEIEAPGAPLQKRYRLSRINRNKDDSGVSVALFH; the protein is encoded by the exons ATGGCATTGGGGAAGAAAAGAATCGTTACCCAGAAGCCGAATTTGAGGCAACGTCGTGATGTGGATAATGGAggattagggttagggttagaGTTTGTACAGTACAAGAGAGGATTTGGGAGAAAGAGGATTCTCATTTCATCTGGTGATGAGATGGAGGATTCGATTTTCACTTCACCTGTTGGAAAAAAGCTCTGCGATGACAAAACTACTTCGGTTGCAGAGGGTCAGAGTCGAGAGCTTGAAGATCTTCCCCTAGATATTCTG GTGAGGATTATCTGTGGGGTCGAGCATGAAGACTTGAAACAATTGTTTCATGTTTCAAAGACAATAAGAGAAGCT ACAATGATAGCAAAGCAGTCACATTTCGCGTATAGTACACCTCGGAAAACCTCGGTTTTCCACCATGGCAGATTTGGTTGGGATAAACCGTTTGATgtagaggatgatgatgaagagattgAAGCTCCGGGAGCTCCGTTGCAGAAAAGGTACCGTCTTTCGAGGATAAACCGCAACAAGGACGATTCCGGAGTCTCAGTGGCTCTATTCCACTGA
- a CDS encoding FBD / Leucine Rich Repeat domains containing protein (FBD / Leucine Rich Repeat domains containing protein; CONTAINS InterPro DOMAIN/s: FBD (InterPro:IPR013596), FBD-like (InterPro:IPR006566); BEST Arabidopsis thaliana protein match is: FBD, F-box and Leucine Rich Repeat domains containing protein (TAIR:AT1G61330.1); Has 419 Blast hits to 418 proteins in 11 species: Archae - 0; Bacteria - 0; Metazoa - 0; Fungi - 0; Plants - 419; Viruses - 0; Other Eukaryotes - 0 (source: NCBI BLink).), whose product MAPPTKRTRVEMAESSNKRMKPSETVPEDVLELMMSTYLPVQSLLTTRVLSKRFRETEVRSLDLDFSGIYSRRRRKVEVVGIIEKVFNQHKGSEIHRFVLLLNHIGVEDKIISWTNTCFDKNIKELVLDFSKSRKVMAIPIDFSAVESLQVLKLRWCKFEIPDSSPKGLKLLKTLSLMRTQVMVKTIDAIFNNCIHLESLELIECRMDGILSIRAQNHKKFKSLVVSFMPDLRHIRLDAPTLENYKYDGYVICVNILITNALKEANLYYTRIRRLYHQKSDLVDTLRFYTRLTVLATTTIFLEALTKRYVGEGRLENPPFKFENLTEFKISFITPTFCTLFDIAEFLKECPKLKQVVIDIQNFTFEPQMYFWEIHHKAQIQNTSNNNYLLKCLTDVKIIGYKGHWHELDIVEFFVKNAPSLKRLELQMPKNAKNDAHTPDVARIKLIKTIFSGVKVTEV is encoded by the exons ATGGCTCCTCCTACCAAGAGAACAAGAGTAGAAATGGCAGAATCATCAAATAAGAGGATGAAACCTAGTGAAACGGTTCCTGAAGATGTGTTGGAACTCATGATGTCTACGTATCTTCCCGTCCAATCTCTGTTAACAACTCGTGTGTTGTCCAAAAGATTTCGCGAGACCGAGGTACGTTCTCTTGACCTCGATTTCAGTGGAATATATTCTAGAAGACGTCGTAAAGTAGAAGTTGTTGGCATCATCGAAAAAGTGTTCAATCAACATAAAGGATCAGAGATTCACCGATTCGTTCTACTTCTCAATCATATTGGGGTAGAAGATAAAATCATCTCATGGACCAATACatgttttgacaaaaacatCAAGGAGCTTGTCttagatttttcaaaatctagaAAAGTTATGGCCATCCCCATTGATTTCTCGGCTGTGGAGAGTCTACAAGTTTTGAAGCTGCGATGGTGTAAATTTGAAATACCTGATAGTTCCCCAAAAGGTCTAAAGCTCTTGAAGACACTCTCGCTTATGCGTACCCAAGTGATGGTGAAGACTATCGATGCAATCTTCAACAACTGCATCCACCTAGAGTCGCTTGAACTAATCGAATGCCGTATGGATGGGATATTAAGCATACGTGCTCAGAATCATAAGAAGTTCAAGTCGCTTGTTGTGTCTTTTATGCCGGATCTCCGACACATCCGGTTGGACGCACCCACTTTAGAAAACTACAAGTATGATGGATATGTCATTTGTGTTAACATTCTGATAACAAATGCACTTAAAGAGGCAAATCTCTACTACACTCGGATTCGGCGTTTATACCACCAAAAATCTGATTTGGTGGATACACTGCGATTCTATACAAGACTTACTGTCCTCGCAACGACAACCATCTTTCTTGAG GCTCTTACGAAGAGATACGTCGGAGAAGGAAGACTAGAAAATCCGCCTTTCAAGTTTGAGAACTTAACAGAATTCAAGATTTCCTTTATAACTCCAACATTTTGCACTCTATTTGACATCGCTGAATTCCTCAAAGAGTGCCCTAAACTCAAACAGGTTGTGATCGAT ATTCAGAATTTCACATTTGAACCTCAAATGTATTTTTGGGAGATACATCATAAGGCGCAGATTCAGAATACTTCGAATAACAACTACCTTTTGAAGTGTCTCACGGACGTGAAGATCATTGGCTATAAAGGCCACTGGCATGAGCTTGATATAGTAGAGTTCTTTGTCAAGAACGCACCATCTCTAAAGAGGTTGGAGTTACAGATGCCTAAGAACGCGAAGAACGATGCTCACACCCCAGATGTTGCAAGGATAAAGCTCATAAAAACCATCTTTTCAGGGGTTAAAGTTACCGAAGTTTAA
- a CDS encoding ARM repeat superfamily protein (ARM repeat superfamily protein; FUNCTIONS IN: binding; INVOLVED IN: biological_process unknown; LOCATED IN: cellular_component unknown; EXPRESSED IN: 22 plant structures; EXPRESSED DURING: 13 growth stages; CONTAINS InterPro DOMAIN/s: Armadillo-like helical (InterPro:IPR011989), Armadillo (InterPro:IPR000225), Armadillo-type fold (InterPro:IPR016024); BEST Arabidopsis thaliana protein match is: ARM repeat superfamily protein (TAIR:AT2G45720.2); Has 1255 Blast hits to 1059 proteins in 157 species: Archae - 0; Bacteria - 2; Metazoa - 269; Fungi - 116; Plants - 761; Viruses - 0; Other Eukaryotes - 107 (source: NCBI BLink).), with the protein MGEEACEESSKASIEKAIEAISSLISLSHSIKSFNIKWQLIRTKLQELYSGLDSLRNLNSGFDPSLSSLISAILISLKDTYDLATRCVNVSFSGKLLMQSDLDVMAGKFDGHTRNLSRIYSAGILSHGFAIVVLKPNGNACKDDMRFYIRDLLTRMKIGDLEMKKQALVKLNEAMEEDDRYVKILIEISDMVNVLVGFLDSEIGIQEESAKAVFFISGFGSYRDVLIRSGVIGPLVRVLENGNGVGREASARCLMKLTENSENAWSVSAHGGVSALLKICSCSDFGGELIGTSCGVLRNLVGVEEIKRFMIEEDHTVATFIKLIGSKEEIVQVNSIDLLLSMCCKDEQTRDILVREGGIQELVSVLSDPNSLSSSKSKEIALRAIDNLCFGSAGCLNALMGCKFLDHLLNLLRNGEISVQESALKVTSRLCSLQEEVKRIMGEAGFMPELVKFLDAKSIDVREMASVALYCLISVPRNRKKFAQDDFNISYILQLLDHEDGSNVSSDSGNTKFLISILMSLTSCNSARRKIASSGYLKSIEKLAETEGSDAKKLVKKLSMNRFRSILSGIWHS; encoded by the coding sequence ATGGGTGAAGAAGCTTGTGAGGAATCATCAAAAGCAAGCATAGAGAAAGCAATCGAAGCAATATCTTCATTGATTTCACTCTCTCACTCAATCAAATCCTTCAACATCAAATGGCAACTCATAAGAACCAAACTCCAAGAGCTTTACTCTGGTCTCGATTCTCTCCGAAATCTCAATTCTGGATTCGACCCATCTCTCTCAAGCTTAATCTCCGCCATTCTAATCTCTCTCAAAGACACTTACGATCTCGCTACTCGCTGCGTTAACGTCTCCTTCAGTGGTAAGCTTCTGATGCAAAGCGATTTAGATGTTATGGCGGGGAAATTCGATGGACATACGAGGAATCTATCTCGGATTTACTCAGCTGGGATTCTAAGTCATGGATTTGCGATCGTTGTGTTGAAGCCTAATGGTAATGCTTGTAAAGATGACATGAGGTTTTACATTAGGGATTTGTTAACGAGAATGAAGATTGGAGAtctggagatgaagaaacaagCTTTGGTTAAGCTGAATGAAGCTATGGAGGAAGATGATAGATATGTTAAGATTCTGATTGAGATTAGTGATATGGTTAATGTTCTTGTTGGGTTTCTTGATTCTGAGATTGGGATTCAAGAAGAATCTGCCAAAGCTGTGTTTTTTATATCTGGGTTTGGTTCTTATAGGGATGTTTTGATCAGATCAGGTGTGATTGGTCCTTTGGTTAGGGTTCTTGAGAATGGGAATGGTGTTGGTAGAGAAGCGTCTGCaaggtgtttgatgaaattaaCTGAGAATTCTGAGAATGCTTGGTCTGTTTCTGCTCATGGAGGTGTTTCAGCTTTGTTGAAGATTTGTTCTTGTAGTGATTTTGGTGGTGAATTGATTGGTACTTCGTGTGGTGTGTTGAGAAATCTCGTTGGTGTTGAAGAGATCAAGAGGTTTATGATTGAAGAAGATCATACTGTTGCTACTTTCATCAAGCTTATTGGATCAAAGGAGGAGATTGTTCAGGTAAATTCTATTGATTTACTGTTGAGTATGTGTTGTAAAGACGAACAAACCCGGGACATCTTGGTTAGAGAAGGAGGAATTCAGGAGCTAGTGAGTGTGTTATCAGATCCCAATTCGTTGTCTTCTTCGAAATCTAAGGAGATAGCATTAAGGGCGATTGATAACTTATGTTTCGGGTCTGCGGGTTGTTTGAATGCATTGATGGGTTGCAAATTCTTGGATCATTTGCTGAATCTGCTAAGAAATGGGGAGATTTCTGTTCAAGAATCAGCCTTGAAGGTCACATCTAGGCTATGTAGTTTACAAGAAGAGGTTAAGAGGATAATGGGAGAGGCGGGTTTTATGCCCGAGCTAGTTAAATTTCTCGACGCCAAATCGATAGATGTACGAGAAATGGCGAGCGTGGCACTGTACTGTTTGATCTCGGTTCCAAGGAACAGGAAGAAGTTTGCACAAGACGACTTTAACATTAGCTACATTCTCCAGTTGCTAGACCATGAAGATGGGAGCAATGTGAGCAGCGATTCAGGTAACacaaagtttttgatatcGATATTGATGTCTTTAACGAGCTGCAATAGCGCGAGAAGAAAGATTGCGAGTTCAGGGTATTTGAAAAGCATAGAGAAGCTAGCAGAAACTGAAGGTTCAGATGCTAAGAAACTTGTGAAGAAGCTATCAATGAACAGATTCCGCAGCATACTCAGTGGTATTTGGCAttcctaa
- a CDS encoding FBD, F-box and Leucine Rich Repeat domains containing protein (FBD, F-box and Leucine Rich Repeat domains containing protein; CONTAINS InterPro DOMAIN/s: FBD (InterPro:IPR013596), F-box domain, Skp2-like (InterPro:IPR022364), FBD-like (InterPro:IPR006566); BEST Arabidopsis thaliana protein match is: FBD / Leucine Rich Repeat domains containing protein (TAIR:AT1G61320.1); Has 1015 Blast hits to 1010 proteins in 20 species: Archae - 0; Bacteria - 0; Metazoa - 0; Fungi - 0; Plants - 1009; Viruses - 0; Other Eukaryotes - 6 (source: NCBI BLink).), whose amino-acid sequence MSEASNKQMKLIKRLSDELVECILSFLPVQSTLQHRVLSKRYRDTWKLSRDLDFSGIFSVRRSQSEAVRIIEDVFIQHQGPEIDRFVLSLDHTGVEDKILSWVDTCLRKNIKELVLDFSSSKKVMEIPLNFSSSETLTVLKLQWCRFEIPNNLPKGLRLLKTLSLMRTEVTNEMIDSIFNNCIHLESLELVKCQMSGNGILTIYAHDHKKFKSLVVSCMPNLLSIFLDAPTLECYKYDGYAKTINVLKVNALEEAEFHYSRSKRRHSSDTVVDSMLACSAVHALTTTNILLEAITYRYLKGKLEKPLFKFENLREFKIFFKAPTFCTLFDIAEFLKECPKLEQFIIDIQNFTFEPQMYFWEIHHKAQIQNTSNNNYLLKCLTDVKIIGYKGHWHELDIVEFFVKNAPSLKRLELQMPKNAKNDAHTPDVARIKLIKTIFSGVKVTEV is encoded by the exons ATGTCAGAAGCGTCTAATAAGCAGATGAAACTCATCAAAAGATTGTCTGATGAGTTGGTGGAGTGCATCTTGTCATTTCTTCCAGTCCAATCTACTTTACAACACCGTGTTTTGTCGAAGAGATATAGGGACACATGGAAGCTATCTCGCGACCTCGATTTCAGCGGAATATTTTCTGTCAGACGTAGTCAATCAGAGGCTGTACGCATAATCGAAGACGTTTTTATTCAGCACCAAGGACCAGAGATCGACCGGTTTGTTTTGTCTCTCGACCATACCGGCGTGGAGGATAAGATACTTTCGTGGGTCGATACGTGTCTTCGTAAAAACATCAAAGAGCTTGTGTTGGATTTCTCAAGCTCCAAGAAGGTTATGGAGATCCCACTCAATTTCTCATCCAGCGAGACACTTACTGTTTTGAAGCTGCAATGGTGTAGATTTGAAATACCGAATAATCTTCCAAAAGGTCTAAGGCTCTTGAAGACACTTTCGCTCATGCGGACTGAGGTAACGAATGAAATGATAGATTCAATTTTCAACAACTGCATCCACCTTGAGTCGCTTGAACTAGTCAAATGCCAAATGTCTGGGAATGGGATACTGACCATATACGCTCATGATCATAAGAAGTTCAAGTCGTTGGTCGTGTCTTGTATGCCAAATCTTTTGAGCATCTTTTTGGATGCACCCACTCTTGAATGTTACAAGTATGATGGATATGCCAAGACCATCAACGTTTTAAAGGTTAATGCACTTGAAGAGGCAGAATTTCATTATAGTCGAAGTAAAAGAAGGCATTCTTCTGACACGGTGGTTGATAGTATGCTAGCCTGTTCAGCAGTTCATGCCCTCACAACGACAAACATCTTGCTTGAG gCAATCACGTATAGATACTTAAAAGGGAAACTGGAAAAGCCGCTTTTCAAGTTTGAGAACTTGAGAGAATTCAAGATTTTCTTTAAGGCTCCAACATTTTGCACTCTCTTTGATATCGCTGAATTCCTTAAAGAGTGCCCTAAACTCGAACAGTTTATCATTGAT ATTCAGAATTTCACATTTGAACCTCAAATGTATTTTTGGGAGATACATCATAAGGCGCAGATTCAGAATACTTCGAATAACAACTACCTTTTGAAGTGTCTCACGGACGTGAAGATCATTGGCTATAAAGGCCACTGGCATGAGCTTGATATAGTAGAGTTCTTTGTCAAGAACGCACCATCTCTAAAGAGGTTGGAGTTACAGATGCCTAAGAACGCGAAGAACGATGCTCACACCCCAGATGTTGCAAGGATAAAGCTCATAAAAACCATATTTTCAGGGGTTAAAGTTACCGAAGTTTAA